A genomic region of Papaver somniferum cultivar HN1 chromosome 7, ASM357369v1, whole genome shotgun sequence contains the following coding sequences:
- the LOC113295057 gene encoding uncharacterized protein LOC113295057 has product MADSTETKLDKLSYVVETMQKTFDDRISKLENMPTQLASIMEFLGIQPKETAEPFGKDMESTGKPGESTSKNKKHEAYTTGISGYKPKKHEVYVLNPKKTASEYKLKAYIPAFNGSFKIEELLDWIYEVEAFFEFMDIPDDTKVKLVTYKLKGGAAAWWENICEDRVNYHKPTVCTWTRMRKLIRDKFLPQDFRQQLFVKLQHCQQGARSVEEYVAEFYSLVARNQIQESEEQLVTRFIEGLNILIQYSMTRFAFTMVEAIQQAIKIEKRLSRYSKTPQPHQPRYNTTYAGRNYQDLYYSSSPSYSYPEEYTTPPPRQQQTPINFTYSQTPLPTNTAPLLPAPMDNTSIQKSHSTPTHIRFSNRPPQQFPPVAKPANPYAKFRGGKCNRCQQPGHTSVECRKFNGFIGDSTNHDESQDNEDLEDAYDSGDPTDIHDSYGEHLVGIIRPLLLSQPCLSQRHNIFRAKCTIGGKVCDLIIDSGSVENFIAAHVVHKLGLPVSPHPQPYTVGWVNQNSTQQITHQCAVDFSFPGYEDSVLCDVIDMSSSHLLLGRPWKYDTQAVHNYFDNTYTFHHQGNLKRLCPSQSSFSQSLVATIARSLQKTHTLSSHEETKPMIHIPDKVQPLVTRFHTLFPDELPVTLPPLQDIQHCIDLIPRASLPNQAHYRLSPSEHEILQGQVNDFLAKGLIRPSNSLCACPAFLVPKKDNGWRMCIDCRGLNRITIPYRFHIPRIDDMIDLLSGAIIFSKLDLRSGYHQIRVREGDEWKTAFKPHEGLYELLVMPFGLSNAPSTFMRLMNQVLQPFLGQFVIVYFDDILIFSRSEKEHLIHLSKIFKVLQENSLFVNLKKCTFMSSEVTFLGYVVSGKGICVYPSNFKVIRYWPVPTSIKDVRSFHGLASFYRRFIRNFSSIAALMTECLKHEKFAWTEEADKSFHILKQRLCSAPVLAMPDFSKPFEIDCDASIIGIAVALEQWHVYLVYREFVVNTDNHALKFLLTSAKVNRMHDRWLSTINKYTFSVKHKSDIYAEDEDFKLIWEQCGYLHHSVDGFLIHDGFLFKGNRLCIPQGSLRLHLTRELHGSGLGGHFGRDKNISLVEERYFWPSLKRDVHKYVMKCMVCQKSGGTAQNTGLYTPLPVPDAPWVDVSMDFIL; this is encoded by the exons ATGGCAGATTCTACTGAGACTAAACTtgataagttatcttatgttgttgAAACTATGCAAAAAACCTTCGACGACAGAATATCTAAATTGGAGAACATGCCTACACAGTTAGCATCTATTATGGAATTTTTAGGTATTCAACCAAAAGAGACTGCTGAACCTTTTGGTAAGGATATGGAGTCGACTGGCAAACCAGGAGAATCTACatctaaaaacaagaaacatGAAGCTTATACTACTGGCATATCTGGGTATAAACCAAAGAAACATGAAGTTTATGTTCTCAATCCAAAAAAAACAGCATCTG AATACAAGTTGAAGGCATACATTCCTGCTTTTAATGGAAGTTTCAAGATAGAAGAGTTACTGGATTGGATTTACGAAGTTGAAGCTTTCTTTGAGTTTATGGATATACCAGATGATACAAAAGTTAAACTAGTGACTTATAAACTCAAAGGTGGAGCTGCTGCTTGGTGGGAAAATATTTGTGAAGATAGAGTTAACTATCATAAACCTACAGTTTGTACTTGGACACGTATGCGCAAGTTAATAAGAGATAAATTTTTACCTCAGGATTTCAGGCAACAACTCTTTGTTAAGCTGCAACATTGTCAGCAAGGAGCTCGTTCTGTTGAAGAATATGTTGCTGAGTTTTATAGTTTAGTTGCACGTAATCAAATTCAAGAATCCGAGGAACAATTAGTTACGCGTTTCATTGAGGGTTTGAATATATTGATTCAATACAGTATGACTCGGTTTGCTTTTACAATGGTAGAAGCTATTCAACAGGCTATCAAGATTGAGAAACGTCTTTCTCGATATTCTAAGACTCCTCAACCTCATCAACCTCGTTACAATACCACCTACGCAGGTCGTAACTACCAAGATCTGTACTATTCTTCTTCTCCAAGTTATAGTTATCCAGAAGAGTATACAACTCCCCCTCCACGTCAACAACAAACCCCAATCAATTTTACATATTCACAAACCCCTTTACCTACAAATACTGCACCTCTTCTTCCTGCACCTATGGATAATACTTCTATTCAGAAAAGTCACTCTACACCTACACATATTCGATTTTCTAATCGTCCTCCACAACAATTTCCTCCTGTTGCTAAACCAGCAAATCCATATGCTAAGTTTCGAGGGGGAAAATGCAATAGATGCCAACAACCTGGTCATACTTCTGTTGAATGTCGTAAATTTAATGGCTTTATTGGAGATTCTACAAACCACGATGAGTCACAAGATAATGAAGATTTGGAGGATGCATACGATTCAGGTGACCCTACTGACATCCATGATTCTTATGGTGAACATTTGGTAGGTATTATTCGTCCGCTCTTATTAAGTCAACCCTGTCTTTCTCAAAGACACAATATTTTTCGAGCTAAATGCACCATTGGAGGGAAGGTATGTGATTTAATcattgatagtggcagtgtggaaAATTTTATCGCTGCTcatgttgttcacaaacttggTTTACCTGTTTCTCCACACCCACAACCATACACTGTTGGTTGGGTCAATCAGAATTCTACTCAGCAAATAACTCATCAGTGTGCTGTTGATTTTTCTTTTCCCGGATATGAAGATTCAGTGTTGTGCGATGTTATTGATATGTCTTCTTCCCATCTTTTGCTTGGACGCCCATGGAAATATGATACTCAGGCGGTACATAACTATTTTGATAACACTTATACTTTTCATCATCAAGGAAATTTAAAAAGATTATGTCCTTCACAATCTTCTTTTTCTCAGTCTTTGGTAGCTACTATTGCTCGCTCTTTGCAGAAGACTCATACTTTGAGTTCTCATGAGGAAACTAAGCCCATGATTCATATTCCAGACAAGGTACAACCATTGGTCACTCGATTTCACACTTTATTTCCTGATGAATTACCTGTCACATTACCTCCTTTACAAGATATTCAACATTGTATTGATTTAATTCCTAGAGCATCACTTCCAAATCAAGCACATTATCGTTTGAGTCCAAGTGAACATGAAATCTTACAAGGACAGGTTAATGATTTTTTGGCTAAAGGGTTGATTAGACCAAGCAATAGTCTTTGTGCTTGTCCTGCATTCTTAGTACCCAAAAAAGACAATGGTTGGAGAATGTGCATCGATTGTAGAGGTTTGAATAGAATCACTATTCCTTATCGATTCCATATTCctcgtattgatgatatgattgatttattGTCTGGTGCTATCATATTTTCCAAGCTTGATTTAAGAAGTGGATATCATCAAATCCGTGTTAGAGAAGGGGATGAATGGAAGACTGCTTTCAAACCACATGAAGGGTTATATGAATTGCTAGTCATGCCTTTCGGATTATCTAATGCTCCAAGTACTTTCATGCGCCTTATGAATCAGGTTTTACAACCTTTTCTTGGTCAATTTgttattgtttattttgatgacaTTTTGATTTTCAGTCGTAGTGAGAAGGAACATCTCATTCACCTGTCCAAGATATTTAAGGTGTTACAAGAAAATTCTTTGTTTGTGAAtctgaagaagtgtaccttcatgtCCTCTGAGGTTACTTTTTTAGGATATGTAGTCTCTGGTAAAGGTATTTGTGTTTATCCTTCAAATTTTAAGGTTATTCGATATTGGCCTGTTCCTACTTCAATCAAAGATGTTCGGAGTTTTCATGGATTGGCTTCATTCTATAGACGATTCATTCGAAATTTTAGTTCCATTGCAGCTCTTATGACTGAGTGTCTCAAACATGAGAAGTTTGCTTGGACAGAAGAGGCTGATAAGAGTTTTCATATTCTAAAGCAAAGGTTATGTTCTGCTCCAGTTTTAGCTATGCCTGACTTTTCTAAACCGTTTGAGATAGATTGTGATGCTTCAATCATTGGCATTGCTGTT GCTTTGGAACAATGGCATGTTTATTTGGTTTATCGAGAATTTGTTGTCAAtactgacaaccatgctttgaagtttttacTCACTTCTGCGAaggttaacagaatgcatgatcgtTGGTTGTCTACTATCAACAAATATACTTTTTCTGTGAAACATAAGAGTG ATATCTACGCTGAGGATGAAGATTTTAAGCTAATATGGGAACAATGTGGTTATTTACATCATAGTGTGGATGGTTTTCTCATTCACGACGGGTTTCTTTTTAAAGGAAATCGTCTCTGCATTCCGCAGGGATCTTTACGTCTTCATCTTACTAGAGAGTTACACGGTAGTGGACTtggtggtcactttggtcgtGATAAAAATATTTCTCTTGTTGAAGAGAGATATTTTTGGCCTTCACTTAAGCGCGATGTACATAAATATGTGATGAAGTGCATGGTTTGTCAGAAATCTGGAGGTACAGCTCAAAATACTGGTTTATACACTCCATTACCAGtacctgatgcaccttgggtcgATGTTAGTATGGACTTTATTCTGTGA